GGCTTCGCCGCCGGAGGTGGCGGCGCGGGGGCTAGGCGGGGGGCTGCAGGTGGAGGGCGGTGCTGTTGGGGCGGGCAGCCAGGATGTAGACGACGTTTTCCCGCAGGAAACCGGGCCAGTCGACGGGCCTGCGGGGCAGACACAAGCTCACCACCCGCCCCTCAGCAGCCCCTCCGGAGCGGGGCTCCCGTGTCCCCAGCCGTCCCCGCCGGTACCTGGCCTCCTCACGCTCCGTGGCTGGCAGGGTCTTCTCCTGGCTCttgccgctgccgctgctggcagggctgctctccgaCATGGGCCCTACATGGCTGATGCTGTGGGGAGGGAGCGGGGAGGGTGCTCTTTGTCCCCTCTCTTTCCACAACAAGTGGTGGCAGTGGGGGAGTAGAAGGCGCCCAGGGTCGGGGCAGGGCTGCGGAGGCGGCGGAGGTGTCAGGAGAGGGAGCGCCCGTTTGCATGCGGAGCCCCTTTAGCAGGTGCTGGGGCCGTGGTGGAGTGCCGGTGTCAGCCGCACCCCGGGGCGGGCGTGCGCCGTACCTGACGCTGCAGGACGGTGCCTCCTTCTGGTGCTTGCGGAACCAGGTGTGCCGGGCCCGGCGGCACTCGCCTTCCCCGACGAAACCATCGCTGTCCTGGTCCAGGGCCAGGAAGGCTGCCCGTGCCCGCTCCCGCTCCTTGGCCGTCAGCAGCCGCAGCAGGGCGTtctggggaagggagagaggggaaggggcagcatGTGGGTTGTGGGGAACCCCCTAATTCCGTGCCCAGTGCTGTGGCAGTCTCCTGTCCTGGGTGCCATGGCCATGGGTGCTGGCCACAGGAACCAATCCAAGGTACTACAGCTGTGGATGTCAGTTGCAGTAGCCTGAGTGCTGCAGCCATGGATGCCGGTCATGGGACCTGGCCTTGGATGCCATGGTtgtgggtgctggcagagagaactGGCCACAGAGGTCATCCCCAGGTGCCATAGCCATGAGTGCCAGTCATAGGAGCTAGCTCCAGGTACCCTGGGGGCTGGTCACAGGTGACACAGCTGTGGGTGCTAGTGGTGGAAGCCATCCCcagtgctgtggccaggggTGCCCGACTGTGGCAACCAGCCCCAGGTGTTGCCACTCTACCTGTGGCcgcagcttctgcagcagctgaatggACTCGTGGAAGAGGAAGTCATGCCACTCGATGTGCCCCTTCTTGTCAGGGTCCAGGGCGGAGAACTGCAGGGTTGCCTGTTCCTCCTGCACCTCTGTCATGGGCTGCTCAAACTGCTGCTTGTGCACCAGGTGCTTGTAGTGAAGAAAGTCATCCAGGGTCAGGCAGGTCTCTGTGAAGGACAAATTGGCTGTGCAGTGCCCAAGGAGGGGGGGACCTACCTCCCCAGGTGCCTTCTCCAGCCATTCAGGACCTGCCATGGGGAGAGTCCGCACCTGGAATGatcttgcagtgctgcagggtctCCATCAGGCTGTACATCTCTTCCTCTGTCAGCAGGAGATTGAGGTTGTCCTGGAGTGGGTGAAAGTGAGGAGCCATGGGGCAAAgcacagggctggagaagcacCCAGCTGTGCCATGGCACCAAGGTCCCTTGAAGGCAAGCAGGTCTGGGCATGCAAAGAGGGATGGAGCTGTGTGTCACCTGGGTGCTGCAGTGCTTTACATGCTGTTTTCACTCCACCATAGCTGCTTAtgtgcccagcagccctggtgTCAGATCCCCCCACCAAGGTGCTGGGGGCCGTTTGCTGGGGTGGCAAAGGGCTACCATGGGGTGGTTCTCCATCAGGCTaaggtgggtggcaggaggtgaAGCTGGGCAGCCTCATTACCCTAGACTAGGCTGTGATGCAGGCCCCTGCTGATgtccagggagcaggcagcagccagcagaagccgCACGTCCCTCAGCCCAGGCACTCACGCAGTAGTAGCAGCTCCATCCTGTCTCAGTATGTGCTGTCTCTGTCATCTCGACAGCGCTGTCGTTCTGCAGGTAGCCCATGCGGCGCAGGCAGCCGTCGTGGTACACCCGGCTGCAGATGCGGCAGGGGAAGAGGCTCTCGGCTGTCCACACCTCGCAGATCTCACACATCTCATCATTGACAACCTGGGGAGAGAtgggcagctgctccagagaggctgctgtCATGGGTGTCAGGGTGGTGCTTTGCTGGTGGGGATGGACAGAGGGGATTGAAGGGTGGGATTGTGTGGGGCTGGCACGGGGAATAGGTGGGTGGTGGGGTCGTAGGGATCATGGCTGGTGGGGTTGGAGAAGGGTGGGTGGGTTTGTGGGAGTGAATGGAGAGTATGGGGGCCAGCTGTAAGGTTGTGAGCCTATGACTGAGATGTGGTATTGTAGGTGTGGATGGCCAGGCTGTGGGTGGTTAGAAGTGCTGGTCTGTGGGTTGGCTGATTGCAAGCGTGGAGAGAGAAGCTGTAAGGCTGTAGGTGTGCTGGACTGTAGGCTTGTTGGGTGGGTAGATGGATGTGTAGGATCATGGATGTGGATGGGTGGGCTGTAGGACTGTGGGCATAGGTCCATAAAATgtagctgggctgggctgtaaGTGTCACAAGTGCGGATGGATGAGTTGAGTGTAGGTTGGCTGGTTGTAGTCTGACAAACACATGGATCTAATTGTCCTCTCTTCCTCAGTGCTGGAGCTACCTGTGCCCAGTAGTAAGCAGTAAACTGCAGTAAATTCTCTCACCAAGACACCTTGGGGTCCTTCCAAGGCACATCTGGCCAGTTGCACCCCTGGTGGCATCGCTTGCTGCGCAGTCTGGCCTCCTGTCCAACTGAGCCATCTTAGTGGACCTTTGCCATGCCTGAGGAGGCTGTCAGTGCCCAGGGGGCTCTGGGAGTGCTTGCAGATCCCTGGCTATCTCTGTGCTTGGCATTCCCAAGCACacagaggctgggtgaggagtgatTTGAGAGCAGACtcaaggagaaggacttgggggtgtcagttgatggtaaactcaatatgagctgacaatgtgcacttgctgcccagaaggccaaccttgtcctgggatgcatcaaaagTGTGaccaacaggatgagagaggtgattcttccttctccccctaTACTCTGTTCCCatggaccccacctggagtactgtgtctagttgtGGTGActcccagcataagagggacgtggagctgcaggggtgggtccagaggagggccataaagatgatcagagtgaTGGAAAACTTCctttatggggacaggctgtgagagttggggctgttcagcccagGGAATAGAtggctccagagggaccttataGTGGCTTTTAGAAAGCTGATAAGTGACCTTTAACGatggcttgtagtgataggatgagaaagaatggattgaagcttgaggagggtagatttatgctggatattaggaagaaattctttacagtaagcgtgaaacaggctgcccaggaaggttctggatgctctctccctgggggtgttcaaggccaggctggatgaagccttgagcaacctggtccaggggaaggcatccctgccgtggagaggaggttggaactggatgatcttcagggtGCCTTGCAATGTAAACTATTCTTTGAGTCTGACTCTATGAATCTctgagtctctgtccctgtccccataccttcctccctgctcctgtgtgCTGTCTACTCACCTGTTCCCGCTGCTCCAGGCTGATGTCCAGAGGCTCATCATCATGAAGCTCCCTCTTGGGCCGGATGAAGGCAGGTGGTGTGAACCTGTTGGCTCGGTCAAACTCCTCCGGCTCCACACCTCGGCCGTCCCGCAGCCGTTCCCAGGCCGCCTTGGCCGCCTTGgcagcactgctctcctccGTCTGGGAAGGTCCTGCTgacacctcctcctctccctcctgcacagcctgctccagtgtccctCGGCGTGTGCCTCCGCCCTCTGCCCGCAGCCCATCCTTAAAGGCTGACACAGCCAAGCTGACCTTCTGCACCTTCTCCACCGTCTGCCTCCTGGACATCAACACCCCCATGGCTCTGCAGGGGTAAGGAAGGTGCTCGGTGTTAAGACCCTGAGGTGCTGCCCGCCCCTGCACCATGTCCTTGGTGCCAGAAAGGTGTCCTTGTTGCTTTCCCTTGTCTGTATGAGGAGCAACtcagggcagggagaaactgtcTCCTTTGCCAACTGCTGCTGGGTTCATCTGTGGTGGCCATGGGGAGGTGGACCTGAAGCCATGGGGAAATCTGGTCATGGAGGCTTTGAGTGTTGGTTGGGAAGCatggcagcaagcagggagCTGTTTTGGGTGCACTGTGCTTCACTCGTTTGCTTTGCAGGTTCTGGCTTAATAAGAAACATACTTAGGTCCTTGCCATAACAGACTAGTAAATCCTAGAGGAATAGGGACCAGCTGTAACCCTGCTCTTGGCATGCATCCCATTCTGTCTTGGAGAAAACTCTGGGGCCAGCCAAGGCTGAGTGATGTCCTCCCTGCAACTCTGCCCAAGTCTGGTGCATAGCAGGGCTAGAGCTGGCTCTCTACCTTCCCTAAATTTCAACTAGCCCcccctcagaatcacagaatcacaggattaaccaggttggaaaaaaccttcaagatcattgagtccagcttaTCACTTAacaccttttaaacaccttcagggtcggtgactccactgccttgaTCTCTCTCATGCTCACACATGttgctgctgccctggtgaCTCTGAATCCTGCATCCCACTCCAAAATGAGGGTCAGGTCTGGCTAGCAGCAAGGAGCCACATAGAAAGGCTGGGTAAgccacagagaggctgtgagggtgcaggagggaaaaggagCCCTGCATGGGTCTGGAGTGCATGGGTCCCAAGAAGGGCATTTAGCTGCAGGATTCAAGGAAGATAATCTTAGGTAAAACAGGGAGATctatagcagcagcaatagcaggtCAGGCTCCACCACCGTTGGGGGTGGGATGAAGCTGGAGAGAA
Above is a window of Pogoniulus pusillus isolate bPogPus1 chromosome Z, bPogPus1.pri, whole genome shotgun sequence DNA encoding:
- the PHF24 gene encoding PHD finger protein 24, whose amino-acid sequence is MGVLMSRRQTVEKVQKVSLAVSAFKDGLRAEGGGTRRGTLEQAVQEGEEEVSAGPSQTEESSAAKAAKAAWERLRDGRGVEPEEFDRANRFTPPAFIRPKRELHDDEPLDISLEQREQVVNDEMCEICEVWTAESLFPCRICSRVYHDGCLRRMGYLQNDSAVEMTETAHTETGWSCYYCDNLNLLLTEEEMYSLMETLQHCKIIPETCLTLDDFLHYKHLVHKQQFEQPMTEVQEEQATLQFSALDPDKKGHIEWHDFLFHESIQLLQKLRPQNALLRLLTAKERERARAAFLALDQDSDGFVGEGECRRARHTWFRKHQKEAPSCSVSISHVGPMSESSPASSGSGKSQEKTLPATEREEARPVDWPGFLRENVVYILAARPNSTALHLQPPA